Within Bacillus sp. E(2018), the genomic segment AGTAGGTGGAGATCATCCACGGATAAAAGCCCTTCCTCTGATTCAGCAATTTCAATATATATTCGACTTTTTGGGTACTGAATTTGCTGGCTATTTAATAGGAGAAGCAAACGCACCTCAGGAGATATTAGCCGACCCAAAAAGCTTAAGAGATGCTCTATCTTTTAATAACGTTTTATCAAAGCACACTGAAAAATAATCAGTGTGTTTTTGTATTTATTAAAAATAGGTTTTCTATCAAATGTCTATATGATCAAAGCTCCTTTAGAAGAGTTAACCTGTCTCATTCAATTCCAGATGTATATGATGAAACGATCATGCAAATCCAATAAGAGGAAAATAACACTTGTGTTTTTTTGTGTTTAATAGAAAAATAGAGAAAAGGCATTTCTTGTAAATACTTTAAAAATAATTCAACAAGGATGTAGAACATGCGAGAAACTTCGTTTGAATTACAAAATACAAAACAAATGATGCACACGTTCTATGAAGCGGTTAATAGCGGGATTATCGTTTTAGAACCATGTGGCACGATTCTTTATGCCAATACAAAAGCGTGTGGCATGTTAAGATTGATTGATTCTGAAATTGAAGGCGCATTTCTATATGAGCTCCCATTCTTTATTACTGATTCAAAAAGTGAGAAATGGTCACTTAAAGAAGCTTACCTTCAATTGATAAAAAGCAATACACGAGAATATCAAGTCGAAATAGATGTAATTTGTAAAAACACAGGCTTTTCGTCTGCGTTGTCTGTTTCAATCGTTCCTCTTAAAAATAATGCGGGCGAACTATCAGTGATCACTCTAACGGATAATCAGCAGTTGAAACGTACAGAAAAAAACTTAAATCGCAGTCAGCAGCGTTTTTACTCGCTAGTCAATTCAATGGAAGACACCGTCTTTACGTTAGACACTAATTTTATACATACAGGCATCTATGGGCGATGGATGGAGAAACATGGTGTGAAGCCATCCTACTTTTTAGGTAAGACTGTGCGCGAGGTTTTTGGCGCTGAGATTGCTGATGGACAAGAGAAGGCATGTCATCTCGTTTTGAAAGGCAAATCTCAGTTTTACGAGTGGAGTAATGTCCGTGATGGTGAACGTCTCTACTATCAGGCGATCCTCTCTCCTATCAATAATGATCAAGGCCAAGTTGAAGGTATTGTTGGTGTTTCTAGAGATATCACTCAAAGTAAGAGGATGGAACTGGGACTTCGAGAGAGTGAAGAGAGATTCCGTCAATTTGCTGAGAATGCAAAAGACATCTTTTGGATGCAAGATTATCAAACACATAAACTTCTTTACATATCAAAAGCTTTTAAGCAAATATGGGATGGAGAAGAGAGTGAACTTATTGAATCTGTTTTTACAGACGTTCACTCGGAAGATCAAGAAGCAGTCTCAGCGTTCATAAAATCGATCGCACAAGGTGAATCACAGATTGAATACCGCATACATGGCAAAAATAACAGAGTCCGCTGGATTCGAACGAGAGCATTTCCAATCACCAATGGCGAGGAAGAAATATATCGAATCGCGGGTATTTCAGAAGATATAACTGATTTAAAAGAAAAAGAAGAGTTGCTTAGAAAGTCTGATAAACTCACAGTCGTTGGTGAACTTGCTGCAGGCATCGCTCACGAGATCCGTAATCCGCTCACGAGTATAAAAGGATTCGTTCAACTCATGAAAGCTGATATGGAAGATCTTCATAGCGAGATCATCTTATCAGAGATGGATCGGATTGAATCGATCATTACTGAATTTTTAGTATTAGCTAAACCACATCAGGAAACTTTTTTTCAGCAGAGAAACGTGAATGATTTTATTAAACAGACAATTACGTTGTTAGATTCAGAAGCGAACCTTAATAACGTTCAATTTGAGACGCATTTAATGGACGTGCCTCAGATTCTTTGTGAAGGAAATCAAATCAAACAAGTAATCATAAACGTGATCAAGAATGCTATAGAATCCATGGATAGCGGTGGAACTATTTTTGTAGAAACTGGGGCACATGATGAAGGCTATGTTTTTATTAAAGTTACTGATCAAGGAGTGGGAATCGGCGAAGAACGGCTTGCGAGACTTGGAGAACCTTTTTATTCTAATAAAGAAAAAGGCATAGGATTAGGGCTGATGGTTTCACTTAAAATCATAGAAAATCATCATGGAAACATTACCTTTGAAAGTATGTTGGATATTGGGACAACGGTCACGATATTGCTGCCCACAAAGCTATTGCCATAAAGATTCGATAAAACACATTTCGGCTTGCTGAAATGTGTTTTATTTTGCTTGCTAAATAAGTGTTTACGGATTTTTTGTAAAGGGTAACCATATAAAAGATGCATGAAAAATCTGATCTTTTTGATAGATTTGAATTAACGTAAAATTGAGAACATTTTCAATTCATGCTACCCTTGTCTAGTAGGGGGATCTACAAAAAAGGGATATTCAAGGAGGATAAGAATGAAGGATTTCAAAAAGAAGATTAGTATTTTAGCAGTCGTATTTTCAATGTTTGTTCTAGCTGCATGTGGCAGCAGTGAATCAAGTGACGGGGGTCCAGAGCTGAAAAACGAAGGTGAATTTAACTTCATCGTATCAGGAGAGTTCCCTCCATTCAGTTCCGTTGATAAGGGTGGAGAACTAACAGGCTTTGATGTTGCAGTTGGTAAAGCGATTGCTAAAGAACTTGGCCTAAAGCCTGTTCCAGAAAAGTTTAAATTCCACGGCGCTGTATCAGCTATTAAGGCAGATCGTTTTGACGCAGCAGTGGCAAGCCATACAATCACTGAAGACCGAAAGAAAGCAGTGAATTTCAGCGAGCCTTATTATTACTCAGGTCCGGTAATCTTTACAAGACCAGACAGTGATATTAAAACAAAAGAAGATTTAAAAGGAAAAGAAGTTGCTGTTTCAAAAGGTTCTACCTATGAAAAATCTGCACAAGATTTCACAGATCAGATTAAAAACTATGACAGTGATGCGACAGCATTGCGTGCGTTGAGTGAAGGGAAGCACGATGCAGTTATTACTGATGCAATAACGGGTAAACAAGCGATTGAAAAAGGATTTAAGATCGTGGAACAAGAGCAGCTTGGTACGAGTGAACAAGCGATCGCTATAAAAAAAGAAGATAAAGAATTGCTTAAAGCGGTAAATAAGGCATTAAAGAAAATGAAGGATAACGGTGAGCTTGCAAAGCTTAGTGAAGAATACGTCGGTGCTGATATCACGAAGAAGCCTGAATAATGGTGGAGCCGCCCTCATGAGTTCGCGTGTAGGGTGGCTTTTATTTTATCCATACATTTCAATTACACACCATTAACAAAGAGAATGAAAAGGGGAGGACAATGGCATGTTTGATCTCGCACACATTTTAGACGTATTAGTAGAAAGTTATCCACTCTTCATGAAGGGACTTTGGGTTACACTTCAACTTACCTTTGTATCCGTTTTGATTGGTACGGTAATCGGGCTCATTTTTGCGTTATTTAAAATCTCAGGAATTAAAGTTCTGAATTGGATAGCGAACATTTATATTGCACTTATTCGCGGTACCCCATTGATCGTACAGATTTTTATCTTTTACTTTGGTCTAGCGGAATTGGGGATTTCTGCCTTCTGGTCGGCGGCTTTTGGACTTGCTATGCATAATGGTGCTTATATTGCGGAGATCTTCAGAGGTTCTATTCAATCGGTAGATAAAGGGCAGATGGAGGCAGGACGTTCATTAGGTATGACATATGGTTTGGCGATGAGAAGAATCATACTGCCACAAGCCTTTAAACGAGCACTGCCACCTTTAGGTAACCAGTTTATAATCGGTCTGAAGGATTCATCTCTTGCATCTTTTATTGCCCTTAACGAGTTGTTCAGTATTGCAACGACACAAGGATCTAGAACATTTGATGAGATGACATACCTGATTATCGTAGGTCTATACTATCTAATACTCGTTCTTCTTTTCACTTTACTTGTTAATCTTTTAGAGAAGAAACTATCAGCTGGGGAATAGGAGGTGTCTGAGTTGAAAAAAGAAATGATACGCATTGAAAACTTGAAAAAGAGTTTTGGAGATCTAGAAGTCTTAAAAGAAGTGAATTTAAACGTACAAGAGAGCGAAGTTGTAGTCTTAATTGGTGCCAGTGGTTCTGGAAAAAGTACTCTTCTCAGATGCATCAATTTCCTTGAGATTAAAAACGGTGGAAGAATTGTCATTGAAGGGGAAGAAATCGACCCGAAAACACATAACTTAAACGAAGTACGCCAAAGAGTAGGAATGGTATTTCAACACTTTAACTTGTTTCCACACAAAACGGTATTGGAAAATGTGATTGAAGCCCCTCTTCATATGAAAAACCAAAGTAAATCAGAAGCAGAACAGGAAGCAAGAGCTTTACTAGGAAAAGTAGGTCTTTCTGATAAAGCAGATGTTTATCCAGCGAAGTTATCGGGTGGACAAAAGCAGCGTGTCGCTATCGCAAGAGCGCTTGCGATGAAACCAGATATCATGCTTTTTGATGAACCAACGTCAGCACTCGATCCAGAACTTGTAGGAGAGGTGCTCGCTACGATGAAAGAGCTAGCGCAAGAAGGGATGACAATGGTCGTTGTGACTCATGAAATGGGATTTGCAAAAGAAGTTGCAGACGAAGTTGTTTACATGCACGATGGACAGATCTGGGAAAGAGGAAAGCCAGAAGAGCTTTTTGATGCTCCAAAAGAAGAGCGCACGAAAGATTTCTTAAGTTCTATCCTATAAAGATGAAAAGGTGCAGCGATGAGGCTGCACCTTTTCTATTGGCTATTTTTGTACAGGGGAAGTATGAACGGACTTTCTCGATCGTTCTTGTATCATAAGAACGGCTCCTAACACAAAGAGTATACCGATACCTTGTACAAGGGAGATGGATTCTTTGTATAGCATCATCCCCATTAAGGTTGCTACTACAGGTTCGATAGTGGACACAATGGATGCTTTACTCGCATCTATTTGTTGTAAGCCTTGTGTATAGAACCAATAGGCAAATACAGTTGGAAAAAGACCGAGACCGAACACGTTCATTAGAACGGAAGGGCTAAAGACTTGGATGTCAGCAGAGGCTATACCGCTGATTGGAAACAGAGCAAGCATGGCAAAGAAGAAAGTGTAGACACTGATGGTTAATGTTTCATATTTTCGACTAGCTAACTTACCAAATATGCTGTAAAGAGAATAGCCAAAACCAGCCCCTAAACCGATTAGAAGGCTCAACATTGTGAGTTCTAATTGAGCTGAGAACAGACCTGAGACAAGTGTACAGCCAAAGAAGGTAGCAGCGAGTGCAAACAGTTTTTGGCGCGTCAACTGCTCTTGAAATACGATAGCTGATATGACAAGCACAAAAGCTGGAGCCGTGTACAAAAGAATAGCAGCAATAGCTAGTGAAGATGTTTGTATCGTCGTAAAATAACACCAATTAAAAAAAGAAACACTTAATATACCTGTACCTAAGAAATACCAGATATCTTTTACTCTGATCTTTATTAGGCTAGCATTTTGTACAACAATCCATGCCAGGAATAATAGAAATGCGCTGGCAGCTCTTAAAAAGACGATCTGTAAAGCTGTAAACCCTGCTTGTGAGAGCTCTTTAACGAAAAAACCGATGATTCCCCAAAGAGATGCACCAATCGCTACATATATAAAGGCAAGTTTCGTTTGATACGGCATTGGTTCATCCCCTAAATAAATAATCAACATTCTATTGAAACTCTAACAAAAAACACCCTTACTGTATATCACAATAAAGGTGTTTCACAATTATTCCATCTTATGTTTTATCTTTTCTACTTCCTCTTCTTCATCTTTCACGATATCATCATCAATGTCTTCTTTAAAAGCAAAGGAAAGTAATAAGGATACTAATATCCCTCCACCGATTAAGTTACCGATCGTAGCAGGAATTAAATTAAGAAGAATAAATTCATACCAGCTGTATTCAAAGCCTTCTAACACGGTAATGCTAAAATACCCCATGTTCGCCACGGCGTGTTGGAAATTTCCTGCTTCAAATATGATAACAGGTAAAAGAATTCCAAAAATTTTACCCATTACATCTCTTGCTGCCGTAGCAAGAACGGCTGCAATTCCGATAAGCCAGTTTGCAAGAATACCAGAGAATAACACTTGAAACCAACCCCATGTGCCACGTTCTGTAAATTCCATCTTTTTTTCCATGAACTTTAAAAGTACCTCATAAAATTCTTTGTCTAATGAACCTGACATATTAAGTAGAAACCCAACAAACAATGCTCCTAAAAAGTTACCAATATAACAGATACCCCAAAACCGCAGTACCTTTTTACTGATCCAGTACTTGGATTGTAAAATATAGCTGGGAAGTAAGACATTAATCTCTGTAAAAAGAATCGATCCTGATAGAAAGATCATCGTATATCCGATAGCAAAGCCAACACCTGATAAAAGGTTAAAGGGACCAGACGTTTCGACTCCCATGGATAATAAAACGGAACCTAGTGCGCCAAATGCGATAAAAGCACCCGCCATAAAAGATAAAATAAATTGTGCTAAGTTTGAAACTTGTAAAGACGCTTTACCTTCTTCAATAAAATATTCAATAATCTGTACTGGAAAAAAGTATTGCCGATCTGGAACAGCTGCTTTTTTGTTATTATGATTGTCCTGATTCTCTTTCATGTTCTGCATTCCCTCTTATTATGTCATCCTCGTCCTACTACTCTTCCCATAATTTGAAGTATGCAAAACCAAATATAAATAATTTTATACAATAAAAATCGTTATTTACTTTTATATACCAAATTTATATGAGATTTGACTTAATTACAGTAATCAAATTGAAATGTTAAAGGCGACTATCCTCATGCGAAGCAATACATTTCCTTATCTATACTATTAATATATTCAAATAATAATAGGTTTTGTTGGGAGGAGAGAAGGCTTTGAAAAAAGGTTTTGTGTTGTTTATGGGGATATTACTTGGAAGCTTATCGTTTTGGAGTTATAAGGGAGAAGCAGCAAGCTATGTCAATCCAAATCAAACGTATACATATGAAATGATGACGAGTAACATTAAAACACTCGCACAAAAGTACCCTGGATTAGTTCAATACCGTTCACTTGGGAAAACACCATATGGCAGAGATATATGGGCAGTGAAGCTGGGTAGAGGTGATGCGACGGTACTTTACAATGCATCTCATCATGCTAGAGAATGGATGACGACAAATATTGTGATGGAGATGATCGATCAGTATAGCGAACGCTATGTAGCCAACAGTACGATGGATGGTTACAATGTTGCAAACGTATTAAATAACACGTCGATCTGGTTTGTACCCATGACTAACCCAGACGGTGTCACACTTCAGCAAAAAGGTCTATCTGCTTTTCCTGCAACAGCTCAAGCCAACCTCATCAAGATGAATGGTGGAAGCAAAGATTTTAAAAGATGGAAGTCAAATGCTCAAGGAGTTGATCTGAACAGACAATATCCTGCGCGTTGGGAACAAATTACAAATAATGCAAAAGCTCCTTCTTATAAAGACTACAAGGGTAGTGCTCCACTAGTGACGAAAGAAGCAAAGGCGATGACAGCTCTCACTTATCTCGTAGATCCTGAGATTACAAATTCTTATCACACAGCTGGAAGAATACTATACTACCATTTTAATTATGGAACAAATACCTTTGAGGGAGACAAAACGCTTGGAACTACCCTGGCTAATATGACCGGCTACCGACTCATTCCTCCTGATACTCAGCTATCAAGTGGTGGTGGATACAAAGATTGGTTCATCCAAACCTTCAAACGTCCTGGCTTCACGTTTGAACTTGCTCCATATGCTGGCGAGACGAATCCGCCAATCTCAATCATTAATGAAGAATGGACAAGGAATAAAAAAGCAGGACTTTATATGGCAGTAGAAGGGGACAAGCGTTGGGAGAAGCGCATAACACCAATAACAAAAACCATCACGCTTACTCAAAAAGTTCCTTTACATGATCGTCCTCATGTAAATCATAAAATGGCTGCAGCAAGTCTATATCCAGGGACGTATAAAGCGAATGCAGCGTATGGAAATTTTTATCGTATCCAAACCATCCTTGGACCAAAGTGGATTGTAAAATAAAGCACAAAAAAACTGCTCTCTGAATCATAGAGAGCAGTTTTTTTCTATGCACTGATCGTATGAGACGAATCCACTTTTGGTTCTGGAACAAACATAAGAATTGTAATACCAATGATGAACAGAACGACAAGGCTGAACACTGCACTAGCTGAGTTTCCAGTCACTTGAGCGGTTACAGCGATTAACAACGGACCCATAATGGAAGCGAACTTGCCGAAAATATTATAAAAGCCAAAGAATTCATTCGAGTTTTCTTTCGGAACTAGTTTAGCAAAATAGGCACGGCTTAACGCTTGAATTCCACCTTGAGACGTAGCAACAAGCATGGCTAAAATCCAGAAATCCATCGTTGTTTTTAAGAAATAAGCATAAATACAAACGATAATGTAGACCACAATTCCAACATAAAGCATCTTTTTGCCAGTAAATCTCTCTGCTAACCTTCCATATAAAATGGCAAAAGGAGCAGCGACCACTTGTGTGACAAAAAGGATGATTAAAAGATTAGTAGAACTGATTCCAAGATCTGAACCGTAAGCAGTGGACATCGTTATGATAGTTCCAACTCCATCGATATAAAAGAAATAGGCAAGCAGAAATAAAAACAAAGCACGATATTTCCGTATTTCTTTCATTGTTTTACCTAAGCGTTTAAAGCTATTGATCAGAGGTTTCGGTTCTCGTTCGATGCCGTACTTCTGATAAACGTTCTTCAACATAGGAATCGTAAAAATTCCCCACCAAATCGCAGTGATTATAAAGGCAATCTTGCTAGCTAAAGTCGTTGAAATTGGAAGAACTTCATTCTGTGCCAACACGATAATCGCGATACTGATTAAAAAAGGTATCGTACTCCCGATATATCCTAATCCGAATCCTCTAGATGACACTCTGTTCATTCTTTCTTCCGTTGTTACATCGGTTATAAAAGCATCATAAAAGACATTAGATCCGCTAGAGCCGATTGCAGTTAGTGTATAAAAAATTAATAATAAGAGCCATTGATCACTTGGAATAAAAGCTAATGATGCGGTAGAAATAAGACCTAGTGCAAAAAAGAAAGTGAAGAATCGTTTCTTTAAACCTTTATAATCTGCAATTGTACCTAAAACAGGGCTTAGCATTGCTAATATAAACGTGGCGATCGCGATGGTATACCCCAAATAAGCGGTTGAATCCGATGAGCTGACTCCTGCATTTGTTGCAGCTGCTTTAAAGAACAAAGGAAATACAGCTGTTGAGATAATGATCGAATATGCTGAGTTTGCCCAATCATAATACATCCAGCTATTCTCTTCTTTCGTAAACCGTTTCATAGGTTTTGTCCTCTCTATACTAGAATTCAGTTAAAAACTAGATGTTTAAAAACTCTTGTACGACTTTACCATCCGTTTTTCCTAAATCTAGACCTAATAGTTTAGCAAACGTCGGTCCTTCATCAATTAAATGCATGGAAGGAACAACGACATTTCTTTTTATCCCTTTACCTGCTAATAACAGAATAGTGGTGTAGTCTTCTTTTTCAGGAGAATACCCATGACACGCATGTGTATACCGTTTTCTTCTCACATCTTGATCTGTAATGTTGTTAAGAAAAGACCCTTCATGATCTTCGTTAAAATAAAAACCTCGTCTAGCTTCTACCATAAACGCACAACGATCATCAGCACCTGTGGCAGCTGCTTCTTCTTGACTGTAGATCTTTTCAATACCATTTCTTTCATCAACCAATAAGTGGTCCAGAAGTTTTTTCACTACCTCCTTTGTTTGTATATCAGATGAATCCTTAAGGTAAATATATGCTGACCCATCGCAACTTTTGCAATAGGCTTTCCAATTTTGTATAGCCCCTTTTGAATCAGTGTCTATTAATCCATGTTCTTTTAATAAAACATTCAGTTTAATAGCTTTGCTCTCATCAAGAGCGCTATGATCTCCTAATACGGCGATTGTCGTTTCTTCATAGATTCCTGCTTCCTGTAAGGATTCGACAATTTTACCGAGTCTGTTGTCATGTCTCTTTATTGCATCCATTGCTTCATCAGAAGAAAATCCATGGTAGTGCCTCTGTGAATCAAGATCCACAAAATGAACAAGCAATAGCTGAGGTTTTTTATTCTTAATCGTATGTATTGTGGACTCTAAAACAAAATCATCAAGCTCAGGCTGGTTCAAACCATTACGCACATGTCCGAATCGACGGTTCAAATCAAGTTGGAATCTTTTACTTCCGTTTAAGAGAGAAACAGGAATCTGGTGGTGCCACTTTCGGTTCGCAAAGATTTCAGGCATGTTGTAATCGATGTTCGCTCTGGCAGTGACTGGCCATAGGAGAGCACCAGTAGTCATACCTGCTTTTTTAGCTTCATCATATAAAGTAGTTCCTTTAATATGTTTTCTGTGCCAATACCAATCAGGTGAAGCTTTGCCCGGCTGTGTTAGCGTGTTGTTTACGATTCCATGGTTTTTGGGGTACCTTCCTGTAACAATCGAGGTATGACAGGGATACGTTACAGAAGGATAGATTGTCTCTACTTTTTTGCAATGGGAGCCTCGGTTTAAAATTTTCTTAAAGTGCGGAAGTTGCTCAAATATAGGAAAATCAAGGGAAGAAAGACAGTCAAATGAGATGACAACTAAATGATTGGTTAGACGGGACATAACACTCCTCCAAAAGTTGCTAAGATTAACCATTCTAAATTAAATGATAGCATAAGGGAATATATCACGTGTAAAGTCTGTGTATGAATTATAAAAAATCATATCATTTTCTTTCCAAACTTTGTAAGTTGTGTTATGAATGAATTATCTCATTAAATAGCGGGTGATGAAATGATCAAATGGTGGTTAGGTGTTGTATTGATGTTTTTTATCACAACCGGAGTAATATTGTACGTTTTCACGATGGATTACGCTTCCGAAAAAGCAATGGTAGAAATAACAAAAGAATTAAAGTCGAATGAAGATGAGATCACAAAACTTCTAGAAGATCCAGAGATTAGAAAGTACATAGAAACAGGAAATCCTCCAAAGCAGAAGTTGCCATTTACTACAAAGGATGATGCTGTTCAATTTATATCTGAAAGATACTCGGTTCAAGAGTTAGCAGGAATTAGAGAAAAAGTAAGTAAAGGCTTGAACGAAGATGAAAAGCTAGCGGTATATGAGAAGCTGCTCGAAAAAGTTACGGATGATGAGCTGCTGGCGTTAAAAGTAGTCGCGTTAAAAGAGATAAAGAAGAAATAAAAAAAGCCCCTACGTAGGGCTTTTTTTTGTGTCGCTAAAACGATACTCTAATCTTTCCATCAACTTTTGAAATATAGTAGCCTTGATTTTCGCCCTCCTTGACCTGGATGGGTTCTCCCGTTTTAATGACTTCTTGAATTTGATCTTTAATCGTGGGATGCATATCGTATAGCACTTCTACGTTCTCGATCGAAACCGTATTTATACCCGTACTAAAGCCCATAATCAATTGATCGGTAGAATTATCAAACATGTAAAAACAATCACTATTTTCAATCGCATAAAGAGTGGCATCATGTTTCTTTGCAATGGCTACTAAATGTTTTAAGTTCTCATGTGTGTCATCCATTAAGCTAACATATGTGTAACCGTCGATGATTTTAGTTTCAGGCATTCTTGTTTGTGTTTGCTCTTCTGCTTTAGGTTTTGCTTCAACGGTTTTTGTCTGTGGCTGAACAGCAGGCTTTGGTTCAGGTTTAGTTGTTTGAGTTTTATATTCTTTAGGCTCTTCGGAAATTTGTGGCTGTTCTACTCTATCTTTTTCAACTGGTTGTTGAATGGTTTCTTCTTTTTGAGGTTGAACAGGAACGTTCACTTTCGATGCTGCTACCAGTTTTTCATTTTCTTTGACATCATTTTGTTTAAGTATCAGAACTTCATTTGATCGTTCAGAAGTAACTGCCTCCTGTTTAAGTGGAGCTTTTTGTTCTGTCGCTTTTACCTTGCTCTCAAATTCATGATTATTTAATACCCCAATAGTTAGTAAAGCAGTTGCTGTAAAAATTACCGTACGTTTTTTGAATTTCAATGTTAAATCCTCCTCAATGTCTTGTTATTTATTAGACGAGGGAAGTACTAATATGGTTTCACTTGTATTACAGAAATATTTCATAAATGTTACAAAAGGCGTTTTTACAGTAAAAAACAGAAACTTTAAAGGGGATTTTTAGAGCGAAAAGAAGACTTTTATAAAGAAATGATGAGGAGGGAAGAAAAGGAGTAAAGTTTTGAACACTTTTGAAAACGCATTCAATATTGAGGGAGAGTGAATTTATGCTAGGAATGGAAGATGGACTTATCGCATTTGTGTGGGTGGCTACTGTTGTTTCAGCATTAGGGTGTGTTGTCTTTGGTGGAATCATGTGGAACAGAGGAGGCGATGATTCAAAATGAATTTTGCCGTTCTCATTCCGATTCTTATCGTATATATGGGTATCATGTCTTGGTTAGCGTATTATGGCTATAAAAAAACGGTAACAGAATCAGATTATTTAGTAGGTGGAAGAAATATTCACCCTGCAATTATGGCATTATCATACGGAGCAACTTTCATTAGTACATCTGCCATAGTTGGTTTCGGTGGCGTTTCAGCAGCTCACGGATTCAGCTTATTATGGCTTGCCTTTCTTAACATTGTATTAGGTATATTTGTAGCATTTGCGATTTTTGGAACGAAGATTAGAAAGCTTTCACTAGATCTTAATGCTACTACATTTCCTACTCTGTTAGGAAAAAGATATGATTCAAAATTTATCACGATTTTTTCAGGTGCTATGATTTTTATTTTAATGCCAGCTTATACAAGTATTGTTTTGATTGGTGGGGGAAGATTTCTTCAAGAATCACTTTCGATGAACTTTAATCTCGCTCTTATTCTGCTAGCTGCGATCATTGGGATCTATGTAGTAACAGGTGGAATTAAGGCCGTTATGTATACCGATGCATTTGGTGCGGTTGTCATGTTGATCGGAATGGCTATCTTTTTATTCGTTACCTATCAAGCGGTAGGTGGCGTTATGGAGGGGCATAATGGATTAACAGCAATGAAAAATCTTGTACCTCA encodes:
- a CDS encoding PAS domain-containing sensor histidine kinase, which codes for MRETSFELQNTKQMMHTFYEAVNSGIIVLEPCGTILYANTKACGMLRLIDSEIEGAFLYELPFFITDSKSEKWSLKEAYLQLIKSNTREYQVEIDVICKNTGFSSALSVSIVPLKNNAGELSVITLTDNQQLKRTEKNLNRSQQRFYSLVNSMEDTVFTLDTNFIHTGIYGRWMEKHGVKPSYFLGKTVREVFGAEIADGQEKACHLVLKGKSQFYEWSNVRDGERLYYQAILSPINNDQGQVEGIVGVSRDITQSKRMELGLRESEERFRQFAENAKDIFWMQDYQTHKLLYISKAFKQIWDGEESELIESVFTDVHSEDQEAVSAFIKSIAQGESQIEYRIHGKNNRVRWIRTRAFPITNGEEEIYRIAGISEDITDLKEKEELLRKSDKLTVVGELAAGIAHEIRNPLTSIKGFVQLMKADMEDLHSEIILSEMDRIESIITEFLVLAKPHQETFFQQRNVNDFIKQTITLLDSEANLNNVQFETHLMDVPQILCEGNQIKQVIINVIKNAIESMDSGGTIFVETGAHDEGYVFIKVTDQGVGIGEERLARLGEPFYSNKEKGIGLGLMVSLKIIENHHGNITFESMLDIGTTVTILLPTKLLP
- a CDS encoding transporter substrate-binding domain-containing protein, with the protein product MKDFKKKISILAVVFSMFVLAACGSSESSDGGPELKNEGEFNFIVSGEFPPFSSVDKGGELTGFDVAVGKAIAKELGLKPVPEKFKFHGAVSAIKADRFDAAVASHTITEDRKKAVNFSEPYYYSGPVIFTRPDSDIKTKEDLKGKEVAVSKGSTYEKSAQDFTDQIKNYDSDATALRALSEGKHDAVITDAITGKQAIEKGFKIVEQEQLGTSEQAIAIKKEDKELLKAVNKALKKMKDNGELAKLSEEYVGADITKKPE
- a CDS encoding amino acid ABC transporter permease, yielding MFDLAHILDVLVESYPLFMKGLWVTLQLTFVSVLIGTVIGLIFALFKISGIKVLNWIANIYIALIRGTPLIVQIFIFYFGLAELGISAFWSAAFGLAMHNGAYIAEIFRGSIQSVDKGQMEAGRSLGMTYGLAMRRIILPQAFKRALPPLGNQFIIGLKDSSLASFIALNELFSIATTQGSRTFDEMTYLIIVGLYYLILVLLFTLLVNLLEKKLSAGE
- a CDS encoding amino acid ABC transporter ATP-binding protein codes for the protein MSELKKEMIRIENLKKSFGDLEVLKEVNLNVQESEVVVLIGASGSGKSTLLRCINFLEIKNGGRIVIEGEEIDPKTHNLNEVRQRVGMVFQHFNLFPHKTVLENVIEAPLHMKNQSKSEAEQEARALLGKVGLSDKADVYPAKLSGGQKQRVAIARALAMKPDIMLFDEPTSALDPELVGEVLATMKELAQEGMTMVVVTHEMGFAKEVADEVVYMHDGQIWERGKPEELFDAPKEERTKDFLSSIL
- a CDS encoding EamA family transporter, which produces MPYQTKLAFIYVAIGASLWGIIGFFVKELSQAGFTALQIVFLRAASAFLLFLAWIVVQNASLIKIRVKDIWYFLGTGILSVSFFNWCYFTTIQTSSLAIAAILLYTAPAFVLVISAIVFQEQLTRQKLFALAATFFGCTLVSGLFSAQLELTMLSLLIGLGAGFGYSLYSIFGKLASRKYETLTISVYTFFFAMLALFPISGIASADIQVFSPSVLMNVFGLGLFPTVFAYWFYTQGLQQIDASKASIVSTIEPVVATLMGMMLYKESISLVQGIGILFVLGAVLMIQERSRKSVHTSPVQK
- a CDS encoding formate/nitrite transporter family protein, with translation MKENQDNHNNKKAAVPDRQYFFPVQIIEYFIEEGKASLQVSNLAQFILSFMAGAFIAFGALGSVLLSMGVETSGPFNLLSGVGFAIGYTMIFLSGSILFTEINVLLPSYILQSKYWISKKVLRFWGICYIGNFLGALFVGFLLNMSGSLDKEFYEVLLKFMEKKMEFTERGTWGWFQVLFSGILANWLIGIAAVLATAARDVMGKIFGILLPVIIFEAGNFQHAVANMGYFSITVLEGFEYSWYEFILLNLIPATIGNLIGGGILVSLLLSFAFKEDIDDDIVKDEEEEVEKIKHKME
- a CDS encoding M14 family metallocarboxypeptidase; the protein is MKKGFVLFMGILLGSLSFWSYKGEAASYVNPNQTYTYEMMTSNIKTLAQKYPGLVQYRSLGKTPYGRDIWAVKLGRGDATVLYNASHHAREWMTTNIVMEMIDQYSERYVANSTMDGYNVANVLNNTSIWFVPMTNPDGVTLQQKGLSAFPATAQANLIKMNGGSKDFKRWKSNAQGVDLNRQYPARWEQITNNAKAPSYKDYKGSAPLVTKEAKAMTALTYLVDPEITNSYHTAGRILYYHFNYGTNTFEGDKTLGTTLANMTGYRLIPPDTQLSSGGGYKDWFIQTFKRPGFTFELAPYAGETNPPISIINEEWTRNKKAGLYMAVEGDKRWEKRITPITKTITLTQKVPLHDRPHVNHKMAAASLYPGTYKANAAYGNFYRIQTILGPKWIVK